One genomic region from Tripterygium wilfordii isolate XIE 37 chromosome 20, ASM1340144v1, whole genome shotgun sequence encodes:
- the LOC119987575 gene encoding general transcription and DNA repair factor IIH helicase subunit XPB1 isoform X3 translates to MGHGERDRPNKKLKSSGKQNDFQSGAIVEAEDVYFGEEAEDGFRDEGKKRDFSKLELKTDHANRPLWACADGRIFLETFSALYKQAYDFLIAIAEPICRLESMHEYNLTPHSLYAAVSVGLETETIISVLNKLSKTKLPKEMIDFIHASTANYGKVKLVLKKNHYFIESPFPEVLKKLLCDEVISRAWIASEGSRGSDGFTISKAAGEIGTSDELLNEAELAAAAEEKETHSFEIDPSQVENVKQRCLPNALNYPMLEEYDFRNDTVNPDLHMELKPEAQPRPYQEKSLSKMFGNGRARSGIIVLPCGAGKSLVGVSAASRIKKSCLCLATNAVSVDQWAFQFKLWSTIKDEHICRFTSDSKERFHGNAGVVVTTYNMVAFGGKRSEESEKIIEEIRNREWGLLLMDEVHVVPAHMFRKVISITKSHCKLGLTATLVREDERITDLNFLIGPKLYEANLLDLVKGGFIANVQCAEVWCPMTKEFFAEYLKKENSKKKQALYVMNPNKFRACEFLIRFHEQQRGDKIIVFADNLFALTEYAMKLRKPMIYGATSHVERTKILQAFKTSRDVNTVFLSKVGDNSIDIPEANVIIQISSHAGSRRQEAQRLGRILRAKGKLQDRMAGGKEEYNAFFYSLVSTDTQEMYYSTKRQQFLIDQGYSFKVITSLPPPDSGADLSYHRLDDQLALLSKVLSAGDEAVGLEQLEEDADDIALHKARLSLASMSAMSGANGMVYMEYSTGQKKLAGQGHLKSKPKDPSKRHYLFKKRYA, encoded by the exons ATGGGACATG GGGAGAGGGATCGACCAAACAAGAAACTGAAATCCTCGGGGAAG CAGAATGATTTCCAGAGTGGAGCGATCGTGGAAGCTGAGGATGTTTATTTTGGTGAAGAAGCTGAGGATGGTTTCCGTGACG AGGGGAAGAAGAGGGATTTTAGCAAACTTGAACTGAAAACCGATCATGCCAATCGCCCATTGTGGGCTTGTGCTGATGGGCGCATATTCTTGGAGACTTTCTCTGCTTTGTATAAACAAGCCTATGATTTTCTCATCGCCATAGCTGAGCCCATATGCAG GCTAGAATCAATGCACGAGTACAATTTGACCCCTCACTCGTTGTATGCGGCAGTTTCAGTGGGTCTTGAGACGGAAACCATCATATCAGTTTTAAATAAGTTGTCTAAGACCAAGCTTCCTAAGGAGATGATTGATTTCATTCATGCTTCAACCGCTAATTACGGCAAAGTAAAGCTTGTGCTCAAGAAAAATCACTACTTTATTGAGTCCCCATTTCCAGAG GTATTGAAGAAGTTGTTGTGTGATGAAGTTATATCTCGAGCATGGATTGCTTCTGAG GGTTCTCGTGGAAGTGATGGCTTTACAATCAGCAAAGCTGCAGGCGAAATTGGAACTAGTGATGAGTTGCTAAATGAAGCAGAATTAGCAGCTGCAGCTGAAGAAAAGGAAACCCACTCATTTGAAATCGACCCATCTCAG GTTGAGAATGTAAAGCAAAGGTGCTTGCCCAATGCTTTGAATTATCCAATGCTGGAGGAATACGACTTCAGAAATGATACG GTCAACCCTGATCTTCACATGGAGCTGAAGCCTGAAGCCCAGCCAAGACCATATCAGGAAAAGAGCCTAAGTAAAATGTTTGGAAATG GGAGAGCAAGATCTGGTATTATTGTATTGCCATGTGGTGCTGGGAAGTCGTTAGTTGGTGTTTCCGCAGCGAGCAGAATAAAGAAAAGTTGCCTTTGTTTAGCAACAAATGCTGTTTCAGTTGATCAGTGGGCATTTCAGTTTAAGCTGTGGTCAACCATCAAAGATGAACATATTTGTCGTTTCACATCTGACAGCAAGGAAAGATTCCATGGCAATGCTGGTGTCGTCGTGACAACCTATAACATGGTTGCTTTCGGTGGAAAACGGTCCGAAGAATCTGAAAAGATTATTGAGGAAATAAGAAATAGAGAATGGGGACTGCTTCTGATGGATGAA GTGCATGTGGTTCCTGCTCACATGTTTCGAAAAGTCATCAGCATCACTAAATCTCACTGCAAACTTGGGCTCACTG CAACACTTGTTAGAGAGGATGAAAGGATTACAGATTTGAACTTCCTTATTGGTCCCAAATTGTATGAAGCAAATTTGTTGGATCTAGTCAAAGGAGGGTTTATTGCAAATGTGCAGTGTGCTGAAGTATGGTGTCCCATGACAAAAGAGTTTTTTGCTGAATAtctgaagaaagaaaattccaaGAAGAAGCAG gcACTTTATGTTATGAACCCTAACAAGTTCAGAGCTTGTGAATTTCTCATACGATTCCATGAGCAGCAGCGTGGTGATAAGATAATCGTGTTTGCAGACAATCTTTTTGCACTTACAGAGTATGCAATGAAACTTCGAAAGCCTATGATCTATGGTGCAACCAG CCATGTTGAGAGGACAAAAATTCTCCAGGCCTTCAAGACTAGTCGGGATGTTAACACTGTCTTCCTATCAAAG GTGGGTGATAATTCAATAGATATTCCAGAGGCAAATGTGATAATTCAGATTTCATCTCATGCTGGTTCAAGACGTCAAGAAGCTCAACGATTGGGTCGTATTCTTAGGGCAAAG GGTAAACTACAAGATAGGATGGCAGGAGGGAAAGAGGAGTATAATGCATTTTTCTATTCCCTTGTTTCAACAGATACACAG GAGATGTACTACTCAACAAAAAGACAGCAGTTTCTGATTGATCAAGGTTACAGTTTTAAG GTGATAACAAGCTTACCTCCACCTGATTCAGGAGCTGACTTGAGTTACCATCGTCTTGATGACCAATTGGCACTTCTCAGCAAG GTTTTGAGTGCTGGTGATGAAGCAGTTGGTCTGGAGCAGTTAGAAGAAGATGCAGATGATATTGCCCTCCACAAAGCCCGTCTCTCCTTGGCATCCATGAGTGCAATGTCCGGCGCAAATGGGATGGTTTACATGGAATACAG CACTGGACAGAAGAAGCTTGCTGGGCAGGGCCATTTGAAAAGTAAGCCTAAGGATCCATCCAAGCGGCATTATTTGTTCAAAAAACGTTATGCCTGA
- the LOC119987575 gene encoding general transcription and DNA repair factor IIH helicase subunit XPB1 isoform X1, whose amino-acid sequence MGHGERDRPNKKLKSSGKQNDFQSGAIVEAEDVYFGEEAEDGFRDDAIEGKKRDFSKLELKTDHANRPLWACADGRIFLETFSALYKQAYDFLIAIAEPICRLESMHEYNLTPHSLYAAVSVGLETETIISVLNKLSKTKLPKEMIDFIHASTANYGKVKLVLKKNHYFIESPFPEVLKKLLCDEVISRAWIASEGSRGSDGFTISKAAGEIGTSDELLNEAELAAAAEEKETHSFEIDPSQVENVKQRCLPNALNYPMLEEYDFRNDTVNPDLHMELKPEAQPRPYQEKSLSKMFGNGRARSGIIVLPCGAGKSLVGVSAASRIKKSCLCLATNAVSVDQWAFQFKLWSTIKDEHICRFTSDSKERFHGNAGVVVTTYNMVAFGGKRSEESEKIIEEIRNREWGLLLMDEVHVVPAHMFRKVISITKSHCKLGLTATLVREDERITDLNFLIGPKLYEANLLDLVKGGFIANVQCAEVWCPMTKEFFAEYLKKENSKKKQALYVMNPNKFRACEFLIRFHEQQRGDKIIVFADNLFALTEYAMKLRKPMIYGATSHVERTKILQAFKTSRDVNTVFLSKVGDNSIDIPEANVIIQISSHAGSRRQEAQRLGRILRAKGKLQDRMAGGKEEYNAFFYSLVSTDTQEMYYSTKRQQFLIDQGYSFKVITSLPPPDSGADLSYHRLDDQLALLSKVLSAGDEAVGLEQLEEDADDIALHKARLSLASMSAMSGANGMVYMEYSTGQKKLAGQGHLKSKPKDPSKRHYLFKKRYA is encoded by the exons ATGGGACATG GGGAGAGGGATCGACCAAACAAGAAACTGAAATCCTCGGGGAAG CAGAATGATTTCCAGAGTGGAGCGATCGTGGAAGCTGAGGATGTTTATTTTGGTGAAGAAGCTGAGGATGGTTTCCGTGACG atgCGATAGAGGGGAAGAAGAGGGATTTTAGCAAACTTGAACTGAAAACCGATCATGCCAATCGCCCATTGTGGGCTTGTGCTGATGGGCGCATATTCTTGGAGACTTTCTCTGCTTTGTATAAACAAGCCTATGATTTTCTCATCGCCATAGCTGAGCCCATATGCAG GCTAGAATCAATGCACGAGTACAATTTGACCCCTCACTCGTTGTATGCGGCAGTTTCAGTGGGTCTTGAGACGGAAACCATCATATCAGTTTTAAATAAGTTGTCTAAGACCAAGCTTCCTAAGGAGATGATTGATTTCATTCATGCTTCAACCGCTAATTACGGCAAAGTAAAGCTTGTGCTCAAGAAAAATCACTACTTTATTGAGTCCCCATTTCCAGAG GTATTGAAGAAGTTGTTGTGTGATGAAGTTATATCTCGAGCATGGATTGCTTCTGAG GGTTCTCGTGGAAGTGATGGCTTTACAATCAGCAAAGCTGCAGGCGAAATTGGAACTAGTGATGAGTTGCTAAATGAAGCAGAATTAGCAGCTGCAGCTGAAGAAAAGGAAACCCACTCATTTGAAATCGACCCATCTCAG GTTGAGAATGTAAAGCAAAGGTGCTTGCCCAATGCTTTGAATTATCCAATGCTGGAGGAATACGACTTCAGAAATGATACG GTCAACCCTGATCTTCACATGGAGCTGAAGCCTGAAGCCCAGCCAAGACCATATCAGGAAAAGAGCCTAAGTAAAATGTTTGGAAATG GGAGAGCAAGATCTGGTATTATTGTATTGCCATGTGGTGCTGGGAAGTCGTTAGTTGGTGTTTCCGCAGCGAGCAGAATAAAGAAAAGTTGCCTTTGTTTAGCAACAAATGCTGTTTCAGTTGATCAGTGGGCATTTCAGTTTAAGCTGTGGTCAACCATCAAAGATGAACATATTTGTCGTTTCACATCTGACAGCAAGGAAAGATTCCATGGCAATGCTGGTGTCGTCGTGACAACCTATAACATGGTTGCTTTCGGTGGAAAACGGTCCGAAGAATCTGAAAAGATTATTGAGGAAATAAGAAATAGAGAATGGGGACTGCTTCTGATGGATGAA GTGCATGTGGTTCCTGCTCACATGTTTCGAAAAGTCATCAGCATCACTAAATCTCACTGCAAACTTGGGCTCACTG CAACACTTGTTAGAGAGGATGAAAGGATTACAGATTTGAACTTCCTTATTGGTCCCAAATTGTATGAAGCAAATTTGTTGGATCTAGTCAAAGGAGGGTTTATTGCAAATGTGCAGTGTGCTGAAGTATGGTGTCCCATGACAAAAGAGTTTTTTGCTGAATAtctgaagaaagaaaattccaaGAAGAAGCAG gcACTTTATGTTATGAACCCTAACAAGTTCAGAGCTTGTGAATTTCTCATACGATTCCATGAGCAGCAGCGTGGTGATAAGATAATCGTGTTTGCAGACAATCTTTTTGCACTTACAGAGTATGCAATGAAACTTCGAAAGCCTATGATCTATGGTGCAACCAG CCATGTTGAGAGGACAAAAATTCTCCAGGCCTTCAAGACTAGTCGGGATGTTAACACTGTCTTCCTATCAAAG GTGGGTGATAATTCAATAGATATTCCAGAGGCAAATGTGATAATTCAGATTTCATCTCATGCTGGTTCAAGACGTCAAGAAGCTCAACGATTGGGTCGTATTCTTAGGGCAAAG GGTAAACTACAAGATAGGATGGCAGGAGGGAAAGAGGAGTATAATGCATTTTTCTATTCCCTTGTTTCAACAGATACACAG GAGATGTACTACTCAACAAAAAGACAGCAGTTTCTGATTGATCAAGGTTACAGTTTTAAG GTGATAACAAGCTTACCTCCACCTGATTCAGGAGCTGACTTGAGTTACCATCGTCTTGATGACCAATTGGCACTTCTCAGCAAG GTTTTGAGTGCTGGTGATGAAGCAGTTGGTCTGGAGCAGTTAGAAGAAGATGCAGATGATATTGCCCTCCACAAAGCCCGTCTCTCCTTGGCATCCATGAGTGCAATGTCCGGCGCAAATGGGATGGTTTACATGGAATACAG CACTGGACAGAAGAAGCTTGCTGGGCAGGGCCATTTGAAAAGTAAGCCTAAGGATCCATCCAAGCGGCATTATTTGTTCAAAAAACGTTATGCCTGA
- the LOC119987575 gene encoding general transcription and DNA repair factor IIH helicase subunit XPB1 isoform X2 → MGHGERDRPNKKLKSSGKNDFQSGAIVEAEDVYFGEEAEDGFRDDAIEGKKRDFSKLELKTDHANRPLWACADGRIFLETFSALYKQAYDFLIAIAEPICRLESMHEYNLTPHSLYAAVSVGLETETIISVLNKLSKTKLPKEMIDFIHASTANYGKVKLVLKKNHYFIESPFPEVLKKLLCDEVISRAWIASEGSRGSDGFTISKAAGEIGTSDELLNEAELAAAAEEKETHSFEIDPSQVENVKQRCLPNALNYPMLEEYDFRNDTVNPDLHMELKPEAQPRPYQEKSLSKMFGNGRARSGIIVLPCGAGKSLVGVSAASRIKKSCLCLATNAVSVDQWAFQFKLWSTIKDEHICRFTSDSKERFHGNAGVVVTTYNMVAFGGKRSEESEKIIEEIRNREWGLLLMDEVHVVPAHMFRKVISITKSHCKLGLTATLVREDERITDLNFLIGPKLYEANLLDLVKGGFIANVQCAEVWCPMTKEFFAEYLKKENSKKKQALYVMNPNKFRACEFLIRFHEQQRGDKIIVFADNLFALTEYAMKLRKPMIYGATSHVERTKILQAFKTSRDVNTVFLSKVGDNSIDIPEANVIIQISSHAGSRRQEAQRLGRILRAKGKLQDRMAGGKEEYNAFFYSLVSTDTQEMYYSTKRQQFLIDQGYSFKVITSLPPPDSGADLSYHRLDDQLALLSKVLSAGDEAVGLEQLEEDADDIALHKARLSLASMSAMSGANGMVYMEYSTGQKKLAGQGHLKSKPKDPSKRHYLFKKRYA, encoded by the exons ATGGGACATG GGGAGAGGGATCGACCAAACAAGAAACTGAAATCCTCGGGGAAG AATGATTTCCAGAGTGGAGCGATCGTGGAAGCTGAGGATGTTTATTTTGGTGAAGAAGCTGAGGATGGTTTCCGTGACG atgCGATAGAGGGGAAGAAGAGGGATTTTAGCAAACTTGAACTGAAAACCGATCATGCCAATCGCCCATTGTGGGCTTGTGCTGATGGGCGCATATTCTTGGAGACTTTCTCTGCTTTGTATAAACAAGCCTATGATTTTCTCATCGCCATAGCTGAGCCCATATGCAG GCTAGAATCAATGCACGAGTACAATTTGACCCCTCACTCGTTGTATGCGGCAGTTTCAGTGGGTCTTGAGACGGAAACCATCATATCAGTTTTAAATAAGTTGTCTAAGACCAAGCTTCCTAAGGAGATGATTGATTTCATTCATGCTTCAACCGCTAATTACGGCAAAGTAAAGCTTGTGCTCAAGAAAAATCACTACTTTATTGAGTCCCCATTTCCAGAG GTATTGAAGAAGTTGTTGTGTGATGAAGTTATATCTCGAGCATGGATTGCTTCTGAG GGTTCTCGTGGAAGTGATGGCTTTACAATCAGCAAAGCTGCAGGCGAAATTGGAACTAGTGATGAGTTGCTAAATGAAGCAGAATTAGCAGCTGCAGCTGAAGAAAAGGAAACCCACTCATTTGAAATCGACCCATCTCAG GTTGAGAATGTAAAGCAAAGGTGCTTGCCCAATGCTTTGAATTATCCAATGCTGGAGGAATACGACTTCAGAAATGATACG GTCAACCCTGATCTTCACATGGAGCTGAAGCCTGAAGCCCAGCCAAGACCATATCAGGAAAAGAGCCTAAGTAAAATGTTTGGAAATG GGAGAGCAAGATCTGGTATTATTGTATTGCCATGTGGTGCTGGGAAGTCGTTAGTTGGTGTTTCCGCAGCGAGCAGAATAAAGAAAAGTTGCCTTTGTTTAGCAACAAATGCTGTTTCAGTTGATCAGTGGGCATTTCAGTTTAAGCTGTGGTCAACCATCAAAGATGAACATATTTGTCGTTTCACATCTGACAGCAAGGAAAGATTCCATGGCAATGCTGGTGTCGTCGTGACAACCTATAACATGGTTGCTTTCGGTGGAAAACGGTCCGAAGAATCTGAAAAGATTATTGAGGAAATAAGAAATAGAGAATGGGGACTGCTTCTGATGGATGAA GTGCATGTGGTTCCTGCTCACATGTTTCGAAAAGTCATCAGCATCACTAAATCTCACTGCAAACTTGGGCTCACTG CAACACTTGTTAGAGAGGATGAAAGGATTACAGATTTGAACTTCCTTATTGGTCCCAAATTGTATGAAGCAAATTTGTTGGATCTAGTCAAAGGAGGGTTTATTGCAAATGTGCAGTGTGCTGAAGTATGGTGTCCCATGACAAAAGAGTTTTTTGCTGAATAtctgaagaaagaaaattccaaGAAGAAGCAG gcACTTTATGTTATGAACCCTAACAAGTTCAGAGCTTGTGAATTTCTCATACGATTCCATGAGCAGCAGCGTGGTGATAAGATAATCGTGTTTGCAGACAATCTTTTTGCACTTACAGAGTATGCAATGAAACTTCGAAAGCCTATGATCTATGGTGCAACCAG CCATGTTGAGAGGACAAAAATTCTCCAGGCCTTCAAGACTAGTCGGGATGTTAACACTGTCTTCCTATCAAAG GTGGGTGATAATTCAATAGATATTCCAGAGGCAAATGTGATAATTCAGATTTCATCTCATGCTGGTTCAAGACGTCAAGAAGCTCAACGATTGGGTCGTATTCTTAGGGCAAAG GGTAAACTACAAGATAGGATGGCAGGAGGGAAAGAGGAGTATAATGCATTTTTCTATTCCCTTGTTTCAACAGATACACAG GAGATGTACTACTCAACAAAAAGACAGCAGTTTCTGATTGATCAAGGTTACAGTTTTAAG GTGATAACAAGCTTACCTCCACCTGATTCAGGAGCTGACTTGAGTTACCATCGTCTTGATGACCAATTGGCACTTCTCAGCAAG GTTTTGAGTGCTGGTGATGAAGCAGTTGGTCTGGAGCAGTTAGAAGAAGATGCAGATGATATTGCCCTCCACAAAGCCCGTCTCTCCTTGGCATCCATGAGTGCAATGTCCGGCGCAAATGGGATGGTTTACATGGAATACAG CACTGGACAGAAGAAGCTTGCTGGGCAGGGCCATTTGAAAAGTAAGCCTAAGGATCCATCCAAGCGGCATTATTTGTTCAAAAAACGTTATGCCTGA
- the LOC119987575 gene encoding general transcription and DNA repair factor IIH helicase subunit XPB1 isoform X4 codes for MGHGERDRPNKKLKSSGKNDFQSGAIVEAEDVYFGEEAEDGFRDEGKKRDFSKLELKTDHANRPLWACADGRIFLETFSALYKQAYDFLIAIAEPICRLESMHEYNLTPHSLYAAVSVGLETETIISVLNKLSKTKLPKEMIDFIHASTANYGKVKLVLKKNHYFIESPFPEVLKKLLCDEVISRAWIASEGSRGSDGFTISKAAGEIGTSDELLNEAELAAAAEEKETHSFEIDPSQVENVKQRCLPNALNYPMLEEYDFRNDTVNPDLHMELKPEAQPRPYQEKSLSKMFGNGRARSGIIVLPCGAGKSLVGVSAASRIKKSCLCLATNAVSVDQWAFQFKLWSTIKDEHICRFTSDSKERFHGNAGVVVTTYNMVAFGGKRSEESEKIIEEIRNREWGLLLMDEVHVVPAHMFRKVISITKSHCKLGLTATLVREDERITDLNFLIGPKLYEANLLDLVKGGFIANVQCAEVWCPMTKEFFAEYLKKENSKKKQALYVMNPNKFRACEFLIRFHEQQRGDKIIVFADNLFALTEYAMKLRKPMIYGATSHVERTKILQAFKTSRDVNTVFLSKVGDNSIDIPEANVIIQISSHAGSRRQEAQRLGRILRAKGKLQDRMAGGKEEYNAFFYSLVSTDTQEMYYSTKRQQFLIDQGYSFKVITSLPPPDSGADLSYHRLDDQLALLSKVLSAGDEAVGLEQLEEDADDIALHKARLSLASMSAMSGANGMVYMEYSTGQKKLAGQGHLKSKPKDPSKRHYLFKKRYA; via the exons ATGGGACATG GGGAGAGGGATCGACCAAACAAGAAACTGAAATCCTCGGGGAAG AATGATTTCCAGAGTGGAGCGATCGTGGAAGCTGAGGATGTTTATTTTGGTGAAGAAGCTGAGGATGGTTTCCGTGACG AGGGGAAGAAGAGGGATTTTAGCAAACTTGAACTGAAAACCGATCATGCCAATCGCCCATTGTGGGCTTGTGCTGATGGGCGCATATTCTTGGAGACTTTCTCTGCTTTGTATAAACAAGCCTATGATTTTCTCATCGCCATAGCTGAGCCCATATGCAG GCTAGAATCAATGCACGAGTACAATTTGACCCCTCACTCGTTGTATGCGGCAGTTTCAGTGGGTCTTGAGACGGAAACCATCATATCAGTTTTAAATAAGTTGTCTAAGACCAAGCTTCCTAAGGAGATGATTGATTTCATTCATGCTTCAACCGCTAATTACGGCAAAGTAAAGCTTGTGCTCAAGAAAAATCACTACTTTATTGAGTCCCCATTTCCAGAG GTATTGAAGAAGTTGTTGTGTGATGAAGTTATATCTCGAGCATGGATTGCTTCTGAG GGTTCTCGTGGAAGTGATGGCTTTACAATCAGCAAAGCTGCAGGCGAAATTGGAACTAGTGATGAGTTGCTAAATGAAGCAGAATTAGCAGCTGCAGCTGAAGAAAAGGAAACCCACTCATTTGAAATCGACCCATCTCAG GTTGAGAATGTAAAGCAAAGGTGCTTGCCCAATGCTTTGAATTATCCAATGCTGGAGGAATACGACTTCAGAAATGATACG GTCAACCCTGATCTTCACATGGAGCTGAAGCCTGAAGCCCAGCCAAGACCATATCAGGAAAAGAGCCTAAGTAAAATGTTTGGAAATG GGAGAGCAAGATCTGGTATTATTGTATTGCCATGTGGTGCTGGGAAGTCGTTAGTTGGTGTTTCCGCAGCGAGCAGAATAAAGAAAAGTTGCCTTTGTTTAGCAACAAATGCTGTTTCAGTTGATCAGTGGGCATTTCAGTTTAAGCTGTGGTCAACCATCAAAGATGAACATATTTGTCGTTTCACATCTGACAGCAAGGAAAGATTCCATGGCAATGCTGGTGTCGTCGTGACAACCTATAACATGGTTGCTTTCGGTGGAAAACGGTCCGAAGAATCTGAAAAGATTATTGAGGAAATAAGAAATAGAGAATGGGGACTGCTTCTGATGGATGAA GTGCATGTGGTTCCTGCTCACATGTTTCGAAAAGTCATCAGCATCACTAAATCTCACTGCAAACTTGGGCTCACTG CAACACTTGTTAGAGAGGATGAAAGGATTACAGATTTGAACTTCCTTATTGGTCCCAAATTGTATGAAGCAAATTTGTTGGATCTAGTCAAAGGAGGGTTTATTGCAAATGTGCAGTGTGCTGAAGTATGGTGTCCCATGACAAAAGAGTTTTTTGCTGAATAtctgaagaaagaaaattccaaGAAGAAGCAG gcACTTTATGTTATGAACCCTAACAAGTTCAGAGCTTGTGAATTTCTCATACGATTCCATGAGCAGCAGCGTGGTGATAAGATAATCGTGTTTGCAGACAATCTTTTTGCACTTACAGAGTATGCAATGAAACTTCGAAAGCCTATGATCTATGGTGCAACCAG CCATGTTGAGAGGACAAAAATTCTCCAGGCCTTCAAGACTAGTCGGGATGTTAACACTGTCTTCCTATCAAAG GTGGGTGATAATTCAATAGATATTCCAGAGGCAAATGTGATAATTCAGATTTCATCTCATGCTGGTTCAAGACGTCAAGAAGCTCAACGATTGGGTCGTATTCTTAGGGCAAAG GGTAAACTACAAGATAGGATGGCAGGAGGGAAAGAGGAGTATAATGCATTTTTCTATTCCCTTGTTTCAACAGATACACAG GAGATGTACTACTCAACAAAAAGACAGCAGTTTCTGATTGATCAAGGTTACAGTTTTAAG GTGATAACAAGCTTACCTCCACCTGATTCAGGAGCTGACTTGAGTTACCATCGTCTTGATGACCAATTGGCACTTCTCAGCAAG GTTTTGAGTGCTGGTGATGAAGCAGTTGGTCTGGAGCAGTTAGAAGAAGATGCAGATGATATTGCCCTCCACAAAGCCCGTCTCTCCTTGGCATCCATGAGTGCAATGTCCGGCGCAAATGGGATGGTTTACATGGAATACAG CACTGGACAGAAGAAGCTTGCTGGGCAGGGCCATTTGAAAAGTAAGCCTAAGGATCCATCCAAGCGGCATTATTTGTTCAAAAAACGTTATGCCTGA